Proteins encoded in a region of the Tachyglossus aculeatus isolate mTacAcu1 chromosome 12 unlocalized genomic scaffold, mTacAcu1.pri SUPER_6_unloc_3, whole genome shotgun sequence genome:
- the LOC119921537 gene encoding olfactory receptor 9K2-like: protein MGSEGEANRSVGTYFILVGFRVSSELQIFLFLAFLVAYCLVLVGNVGMIAVIQRDLRLHTPMYFFLQNLSFTDLSYTSAITPKALASFWEQGKSISFAGCAAQFFLFTTFIVTEGFVLTAMAYDRLIAICSPLLYSSRMSQSLRIRLVAGSYACGCISSTLQSTMTFSVTFCASRVIEHFYCDVQPLLRITCSDTSVQEAMSFVLSAVIILPTVLVILGSYIFIGSAILKIHSSEGRKKAISTCGSHLGVVSLLYGTVAFVYLTPPSSPECRKVAAMCYTLITPMLNPMIYSLRNKDVKEALRRILGKNMASL from the coding sequence ATGGGCAGTGAGGGAGAAGCCAACCGGTCGGTGGGAACCTACTTCATCCTCGTGGGCTTTAGGGTCAGCTCAGAACTCCAGATCTTCCTCTTCTTAGCGTTTCTGGTGGCCTACTGTCTGGTGCTAGTGGGGAACGTCGGCATGATAGCCGTGATCCAAAGGGACCTCCGGCTCCatacccctatgtacttcttcctccagaACCTGTCGTTCACTGACCTCTCTTACACCTCTGCCATCACCCCCAAGGCACTGGCCAGCTTCTGGGAACAGGGTAAGTCCATTTCCTTCGCTGGCTGTGCTGCCCAGTTCTTCCTGTTCACTACCTTCATTGTGACCGAGGGCTTCGTCCTGACGGCCATGGCCTATGACAGACTGATCGCTATCTGCTCGCCACTCCTCTACTCCTCCCGAATGTCTCAGTCCCTCCGCATCCGGCTAGTGGCTGGCTCTTATGCCTGTGGCTGCATCAGCTCCACTCTCCAGTCTACCATGACATTCTCTGTGACCTTCTGTGCCTCACGAGTCATCGAACACTTCTACTGCGATGTCCAGCCACTCCTCCGGATCACGTGCTCCGACACCTCAGTCCAGGAGGCCATGTCCTTTGTCCTTTCTGCAGTCATCATCCTGCCCACCGTCCTGGTTATCCTGGGCTCTTACATCTTCATTGGCTCTGCCATCCTGAAAATACACTCATCTGAGGGGCGCAAGAAGGCTATCTCCACCTGTGGTTCTCATCTGGGCGTTGTGAGCCTCCTCTATGGAACCGTGGCTTTCGTTtacctcaccccaccctcatcccctgaGTGTCGCAAGGTGGCTGCCATGTGCTACACCCTcatcacccccatgctgaaccccatgATTTATtctctgaggaacaaagatgtaaaggaggcactgagaaggatCCTGGGAAAGAACATGGCTTCTCTCTGA